In Ptychodera flava strain L36383 chromosome 6, AS_Pfla_20210202, whole genome shotgun sequence, the sequence accacaagttctatacccttcaattttgataagatatAGACCCTAatatgtcacatcttgtacctcatttattatgcacatatgtatttcttggctggccaatacagctagaggtctgatcttttttcccgatttagaaccagaacttagacatgcctgatgtttcaaattgggaacaacaacacAGACCTacgtgcccatagatctcaacatgtacacttcagtgatacttcttaatgaccacatttccctgccccatcaagactaactcctattacaagtggggactatgtcattgtcagtgaatcgttttacaacagcttgcatgcatgcatgcaaccACTTCAGAATCTGCGTCTGGATACACCAAATTAGTGCTAACTCGGCCATTTTCTCGACAGTATATTAATCGGTAATCCTGCAGTGTTAAACAAAGCAAGTCTACCAATTGTAAAAATGCAGTGTCTGTTGTGGTGACATTTTGctaattgtaataaaaataacCTTAAAAGCCAATTATGTTGTGTTTTCAGTTCCTCTCATTGTTCATATAGAATGGCAAATTAACCATGTTTCACtgacaatttccattcaaacAACTATTCAACTTGTATAGATAATGAATATTTTGCAGTTACCTCTCAGGGCCCTCTAACTGGCTCTAATAAAATCCTGTAATGTTTAGTTGCTTCCCAATGCCAGAACAATTCACTTAGGGACGCACCATTAGACTTTGTGAGGGGGTGGTCACGATCGGATTCTGAAATCTCCACCAAAATATAGTTAAACAAACACCATGTTATTTGTGCACATACTAATatttattagacatctaccatcgagaacaaaagaaatttgctgtaatttgaatatttaaggagtttaagcaatttccactataaataaagaacccctgcctcaaactccacaaaagttgctagacatattttgccgttgtcatgccattgcttcgtttaataaccagttaatcaaatgcctaattgacaggaggaaattcaagaccatatttgaatagtagtatatattgtcctcaaaattactctatcacggcccaagtactcattgccttcagcaatactgccttgttgtATTTGTATCCGGTGTGGAAGCTAGTCTGATAGGATACACTGATGAATCTGCGGCTCTCGATTGAATATATATCTGTACAGCCTGGCGTGCACTGTctgtattttgaatatcataCTCCCAGGTCCCTGGCTGTTTCAATTGTAAAGATTTATATATCATTTCCagaacagacacaaataaacctACAAACGTGATCAACAACAGACGTATGCGACCAGCATACAGTCACATTGTGGGCATCAAcacatttctctctctctctctctctctctctctctctctctctctctctctctctctctctctctctctctctctctctctctctcgcttaACATTGCCATTTTGTGTCCGTCCAATTATTTTGCACATGTAAATCGCAAGTTTTGTAAAGTGCCCACATTACTGGCGTCACTTACCTCTGCTACACCATCCACTTTGATGACGATGGAGCGACCGGGAATATCGCTGAAATATTGGCTGTCACTGCTGTCGATTACTGTTCCATCAGGTCTGGTCAATGAAACCACAATTTCAGCCTTTCCAAATTCCCAGAAGAATGAGAATGTCGTATCTCTTCCTATACTTGAGTCGATGTACGCAATATTAGTATGGGCGGAATGCCCCTCAATATTCTCAGCAGTACTTGTAAGCTGAAATACGTTAAACGTAATACTATCATGTTCCCCTCTAAATCTTTGGAGAAACGCCCTCACGTTTCACAATAGGCCTACggtttcaaatttcattttgcatgTAATAACAACAATGATCATCGTCCATATAATATATAGACTGTGTCAACTAAATACTTCATTGAGCAGACCAGTTAGTTGAAAGACGAATGaacaaaatgctgaaaaaaatgtcaaaggtTACAGTCAACGACCTAGGCCATGAAGCAAACTTGTGCACAACAATGCAatcaaaaatgagaaattgaatCATAAGAGAATGCCTATGGAAAAAATAGGAAGACCTTACTGATCAGAGACTCACTTGCCTTGCCTGACCAGGTGCGTGCTTACCTGGACTAGAGCATCTTGACCTGAACTTATCCTATCTGTAACCGAAGCAGTAAAACAGTCGTGTATAGCTGTAGACTCGCCACTCTCTGAGTACCAACAAGCTTGTCCACCAGTGTCATCGGATAGTTGAACTAAATTAGGATCCGCAGCATCGCTGAATGCAAGGGTGTCTACAATCACTTGCTTTGTCACTAATTCGTCAGTGACATCTCTGATCCAGGGTGCCATTGTTTCTTCGCCATCTGtggtcagaaaaataataccCCCAGCAGCATCTCCGAACTGACTATTTTCAAGAACCTTTCAAAATGAGAAATtcatataaaatatcaaaacccTGATAACGTAATTTTATGTATGTCACTAtgcatgaaaatgtgaatgcATATGCGGTGTGGTTCAGATTTAAAACTCAAGACGTCGAAAGATAGAAACGTTAGCAGTGGAACTGTAACCTATAATTCCATACTCCCATAACGTTTGAAGTAAAGCGCCACAAATGCGCCCAATCAAAAATAGCCTACCTCAATCCCTGTCCTTAATCCACATCCAATACAAGTATGAAGCGCTAGATTTGTCGGTATCATATTTGTCAGATCCTGGCGACTTTGATCATCAACAATCTGCGTCAGAGGGGTGATTACCTTCGCACCATTATTGAACTCAACGATACCAACCCAGCTGTTGTTTGGAAGAGTAGAACTGATGTAAGAAGCCGCAGCCTGGCGTTGTTTCTCTACCCTTGAGTTCTGGAATAGGAAAAAGAAGATGTCGAAAAGGAAGGAGATGTGGTACTCGTGCATGGAGTCCTTTGTACAATAATTGAAGAAATACAGCTTAAACTCAATACTGTAGCAAGTTTATTCAAATGCGGGTGTACGCACCCTCAGGTTTTGGAATTTTGCCTACCTCTTCTGTTTCCAAGTACATCTACAATACATACCTTATTTTTCCTGAAAAATAATCAGTTCACCAAAAATTTGTCCATCATTTCGTAACAGATCTGACTGTTTCGAAATGAACATCATGTTACTATGTTATTGAAATGCATCGCCTAGTTTGTATAAATTAAATATTGTATTTCGTAAAAATGTCCACGGATCATTCGATGACAGTACGACAAAACTTACAATCGCCATACTGTTTGAGAGGTCCAAGACCAACACTGATCGAAATTCTGCTTCTTGAACAACTCTAAATGTTGGTTGAGTATCCATATTAGCTTGTGGTGGATTAACACTGTCGAAATCTGCCGAAGAATTCATTACATCCCACGCACTTCTGTAAGCACAttgcttgttttgtttattCAGCGACATGGCACTGTGTCTCGATTCCGAATCTCCGTTCGGGTCATCATGACAGAAGTTGAGCACCTACAGAAGAGTAAAAATACCGCAAACTAGAAAATGCAAAGGCTGTCCAAGTTGTGTTCATGACTGATTTTGTAATATTAGACGTAATAGATAACGACTGTTACCGTGGACTTTCTTTACGTGCAAACACAGTTTCTCCAGATGATGCAGGCAGTTTCAGCTGGCTTCAAATATCTCCGCTTGAGCAACTGTAAAAATGATTATCGTTGTCAATATACTGCAGAATATACACTTACGGTGTCAAGATAGTTTGCGTACATGTAGGATCCTGTACCAACGCCGTCAGGGTGATCATTCGGATAAAACCTACAACCAGGGCCTGGCAATACTCCAGAATCAGGATCAAGATTGCAGAACCTTCCTCTATCAATATCATAAGACACGCCAGTGATCGATTCAGAACATCTGCTTGGTTCTACACGACCGTTGGTATCCAGGTAAAAATGTTCATCTTCTTCGATTGGGTATTCGTCAAAGAGGCCCCATTGTAAATGACCCCATTCGTGGACGACAACTTTACCTGTCGTGAAAGCGTATCATATAATTATGTCATTCTTTTAAGAAGTCTGATCGCAAAAGTTTCATCataaacatacagtattctttgGCATGAAAAACTTATCCTGACAAAATGATTTGCGTGTAAATGCCATTCCTTCAGTCTTTGCTGgtacattgaaaattcataTCAAAAACTATTAACTGGTCACTAGGGCTACAAAGCATGTTAATCCCTCATGGCCTGACGTTTCTGGAAACATGCCTGTTTTCCGTGGCCGTAACCAGGAAAATAGCGATATATTTGTAGTATTCACTACCCTCCCCCTCCTCTGGGTAATGGAAGAACAAAGTGTTAAGTAACATAAAACATTCTTTTTAACAGTCTTAATCACAGATTTCACGAATCTAAACCCAGTATTTGAGGTGTTGCGCATAAACCCGAGTTACATAACATAGTCAAGGACAATATTATTCGTTACCCGAATCACCCCAGTATTTTACTGCGTATTCTCTGTCTGTTATCCATCTTGGTGTTAAATGTATGTATTCTGCCTTCTGTCCACACCCATAGGGCTGTTTTGTGTACGGACCATCACCGTAATCTGGATTTGCTTCGTCCACAATGACATTTGCTATGTCGTATCTTTCCGTGTTTGCCCGCTCTGATGTCACATTACGGCTCCAAGTCTTAGGTATCAGGATGGTGACGTCACTGAAACTTGCTCGCTGATTGGTGGCTTCGTACAATCGTGCCGACGCATCAGAAAAGATCTCCTAAACATGGAAAGTTCGCTTTGTGTGATACTTAAACCGATTTCTAATTCAGACCTCAGGCTTTtaatgttgaaatgcaaaattacGCATACAATAAACTCAATGTAGGTGACATACATTGTCGAATGCACGCAAGCAACAAgtgacaaacattttttttcattgtccGATATTGTTCTAGGTTTGAGAACACTATCCTGTCCAACATTATCCATGTGTgcaaccaaaaaaaaattgaaatcatgATAATTCATACATACAACACCATCCTTAGGGGTCATTTCTAAAGGTGGATTGGTCGAAACTCAAAACAAGCTGTGTGTTGTGTTGTCGCTCAACAGCAAATGATAAGCACACTTCAAAGTTGACAAGGCTAATACTGTAGGGGGTAGTTGTTAGTAACGGTAACCATCAGATAAGAGTTTTCAAACAACGTTACCGCAGATTTTTTGTACTTGTGTGACAAGTACATGGGAATAACGATGGCTTCAAATTTAGAGTTCCGGTTATTAACAATTCGACATGATATGTTTCAAAGCCAGCACATTTTAGGGACAAAATGGTGAACTCAATGTATTTTGTGTGCCCCAAGCCGCGTTTTCCTTgttggttcttttatttttgcctaactggtaaaatttcatcaaattttatttgtcaCTAAGATTtaataatgaaacaatttaacAGCAAGTGAAAAATCTTCTAATGCAAATTAGGTAAACTAATGTACTTAACGGagagttaaaaaaaacaaagggaAATGTGCTAACTTGTACTTCGTCATTAGATTTCAATAGTGGTGCTTTGGAAGAAAACTGATTTTTAGTTCTTTTggataaaataacatttttgaaaactaacGGGTATGTATAATGTTTTAATGGTAAGAGTGATTAATCGGAAATTTCCTAAGAAGTTCAATATTTATTCGTTTGAAGACATAAACGGCAATTCGGCCAGATTACAacctgaacacgattggaactaatttggaataattggatagtggactaatgtcggtttaatctgaaaatgtatGCGCACCTGCGATTCTATTTAAGCAAATGAATTaacttatttttatgagtaatttgttatattgcaacattcatccATAGGGAATTCAACATTGTTGAGAAATTTGAGTTTGAAAAGTGAAAAGATCCAATGGCACTTGGAACAGCCTGATGATTGTGGTGAAGCAAGACTACACCATTATTTCTGAACAGTATTAATGGCAAGTATGAAGAGAGGCCGACTTTACCAAATACCGTAGCACAAGCCGTTATTTAGGCCTTTAAAACTGAGGAGTCTAGAGCTGACGTAAAAGGGGAAAATGCAACTGACGTTTTCTCTAGCATACATTTGATATACATCAAGAGTTGTTAACGATAAGTGTGCTACCTTTTTTTCAAAGGGACGCGTCAATTACTTGCTTAATAAGCGGTGATTTCAAATATCCATAGTGGAGCTTGAGTCATTCAGCCTCTAATAAAAGAGATGTTCCTGTACCGTGGAGTTTGTTTTAGAAACagtatattttcattcaaagagtCACTTTACCTTGATATAATCCAGCAAACGAAGATCTTCAGCCACATTCTCATTGATAGCGACCAAAACTGTGGAATATGTGTTTTCTGTCAGGTGAACCGGATTACGATTTGCCGAAGATGACACCTTTACGGCAATGCAAATCAttaaagtcacaacaaaacgaAGGAGCGTTGTCATTTTGGTGCGAGGCACTGTGTTAAAAGCTCTAGCTATGTTGTCATGTGGGTCTCTTCTAATCCTTCTGTCATGTTTGTATTAGGGAGTGATGGTATCAAACGCAGTGTTACCTTGGAATGCGACAAAGATAAATCCGATGCTGTCACGACTTAGTTGTTCGATTGTCCTGGAGAATGTCATTAAAATCTTCCTCTACGATTGTCTGACATTTCTGATGAACAATAGTGGCGATTATTTTCCTTACCAAAAAGCAAGGCACCAATTTCTTCATTCAACGGAACTGTAACAGGTAATTACATTATTGTTACAGTTGTTCTGTGAAATAATATCATTGTTTTAGGTCTTAGAGATCGGGATTCCTTTCAATGGAAATGCTGGAACAGGGATGGATGTTTGACtgctttgaaaatatattttcggTTAAAGTTCAAATGATTAAACAGTGGTACAACATAACATTTAGCAAATAAGGTCAGAGTCACTCCAACTTTGATAAAAGGACAATGTGCATTCCTTCAGTTTTGCTTGCGTCTCTGCGTGTCGTTTTATTGATTATTTTAGCGAGGAAAATTATTAAGGAAACAAATTAAAATGGATCGTTTCTTGTAAAAACCGAAGGAAAGGAATGATGTCTGTTTTATTAGTAATAATATGAGTCACTAATTTGAAAGCAAAATTATATCAGTCTCTAACCAACGCGTATCGCAGTTAAAATGTTTTCACAAGTCTGCATGAATGGGAATATAACTCCAAACGTCAGATTAGACGAAATCACATAAAACAATAGGGTCACATACATTCGATATGAAGGCAATGCAATGTGTATTAGGTGCAAACTATACAACACACAGGTCATTGTATTCGGAATTCCCCTAATTTCCCCATTTTATGTCCGATCCAGTTTGATATACTTGAATGATTTATTTGACATTCCTGATTACAGAAAGGGTTACTAGTTGGTCAGTAACTGAAGAAGAAATATGGGCTGTCAAGTTTAGGTTGTGCAAACAATGTATTTACCGTTATCCATATCCGTTTTATTCTGCAATCTTACAAACAATCTGCTGAGACAAAATCAAGCGAATTTAAATCGCATTCCTGCACCTTTCGTTAACTTCTCCAGATATTCTGATGATCCCTTTGCAGACTGCAGAGACTGACTCCAAGAGAACGGCAAACAAGTTCATTCGTAAACCAAGGGAAAATTTACATCTTACATCTCTTCAGTATGCTGGGGAGTTGTCTCTTAGGAGGAGATGTGATTGAAGTTAGCTTAGTGGCATGCCACTACAAATCAATTGATTCCCTAGACAGACTGAACAACCGCAAACGTGTCTTTTCATCTATTGTGCCAAGAGATTCGTGTGGGCCTACATTTTGGATATACTCGAAATAGGTAATTAGCACACATCGAGGCATTACCTTTCCATGGTGTCCTGCAAAGTTCAAGAAACTcggaaaacacctgaagaatcATGATTAGAGGGACGACAAGGCGCTGGTAATTATTGACTAAATAAGGCAATGTGCTACCGATAAAACATTTATACAAAAACATTCTACGACTTTCCTCTGCTGTAACTAAGGCAGAGGACgtataaaaaaatcacagaacAAGGTCGCTCAAGTAAATAAAGAACATGTACAAATATAGCGTGATGTAGCTGTATACAACTGATTATTTTGTCGGTCTGTACCATGCATTCTAACTCTTTCATATATCTTGTTGCTCGAATTAATCATATCTTGTGAAAACCAAGATGTACCACATCCGTATTTGTAGGaagtaaaaaacaatatttctttGTAAAAAGATCGCATCTGTTTAGTAAAAACGATCTAATATGCTACTATTTTATGGCGAGAAACAAGCATATTGATTCTAACTAAACATATGCCGTTGTAACAATACATACAGTCCtattgtaataataattttttaaatttccaaaACGGAATCGGCCCTGTTCACGACAGGCACTCTCATAACTTCGATAAAATGAATTCTCATCAGTTCTCTTGGTTGGTCTCTATGATTCACCGGACACAAAGGGTGTTATATTATTTGACCCTAATAGATTATTCAGTGGTATAGTCCTGGCCCTCTTCGATATTTGTCTGATTCATTTCCAAGTCGTTCAATTTAGAAATGGCATTATTTGTACTCGAATTATCACGTACTTTGGCCTGACCTTTGACTTTTTTACAATAGATCAGAATACCTGCCGCCAAAAATGACAGACCTACACAGGTGGCTACGACTATGAGAGAGATTTCCCATGATTTAAGACCACTCGAAATTATCTCTATGTAAGTCACTGTTGTCAAGACGGGTTGTGTGGATTGAGGGATTGCGGTCGCAG encodes:
- the LOC139134478 gene encoding calcium-activated chloride channel regulator 1-like, encoding MTTLLRFVVTLMICIAVKVSSSANRNPVHLTENTYSTVLVAINENVAEDLRLLDYIKEIFSDASARLYEATNQRASFSDVTILIPKTWSRNVTSERANTERYDIANVIVDEANPDYGDGPYTKQPYGCGQKAEYIHLTPRWITDREYAVKYWGDSGKVVVHEWGHLQWGLFDEYPIEEDEHFYLDTNGRVEPSRCSESITGVSYDIDRGRFCNLDPDSGVLPGPGCRFYPNDHPDGVGTGSYMYANYLDTVLNFCHDDPNGDSESRHSAMSLNKQNKQCAYRSAWDVMNSSADFDSVNPPQANMDTQPTFRVVQEAEFRSVLVLDLSNSMAINSRVEKQRQAAASYISSTLPNNSWVGIVEFNNGAKVITPLTQIVDDQSRQDLTNMIPTNLALHTCIGCGLRTGIEVLENSQFGDAAGGIIFLTTDGEETMAPWIRDVTDELVTKQVIVDTLAFSDAADPNLVQLSDDTGGQACWYSESGESTAIHDCFTASVTDRISSGQDALVQVSTHLVRQGK